A single window of Jaculus jaculus isolate mJacJac1 chromosome 14, mJacJac1.mat.Y.cur, whole genome shotgun sequence DNA harbors:
- the LOC101614573 gene encoding sialic acid-binding Ig-like lectin 10 encodes MSLLLPVLLLLLGSEWVQGQQSQATDKYSLQVEKLVTVQEGLCVLVPCSFSSPKSAWPNSMVYGYWFTRGTNTDKGHPVATNNKYKAVRPRTKERFQLVGDPGKQDCSLMIRDVQREDSMGYFFRLEKSFDKYNFLDGFILQVEGLTQKPDIFIPATLEPGQPVKVLCVFNWAFEGCSAPSFSWRGAAASSQGGTPSTSYFSVLTFTPEPQHHNDELTCQVDFPRLGVSTQKTVRMNMAYAPKDLVISIFQGTMSGTKESQGNISHLEDLKVHQGQALRLLCAAASEPPATLSWVLEDRVLSWSSPLGSRTLWLELPEVKAEDSGRYTCQAENRLGFQQRTLNLSVLYAPEDPRVMVFQANRTVLEILRNGTSLPVLEGQSLRLVCVTRSNPPARLSWTLESQTLDPTLSPDPGVLELPLVQWEHAGKFTCSAQNSLGAQYISLSLSVHYPPQMPAPSCSWEAEGLLCSCSSRAWPAPSLHWQLGEELLKGNSSNDSITVTSSTMGPWANSSLSLHMGFSASFGLSCEAQNAHGVQRATVLLLPDSRPSSTAFTSGVFLGIGVMALLTLCLIMILMKMLWKKKTQEQTSRPKILRGSTILDYINVVPKTRSLNRNRKAKPSPPPRTPPIGTHCPESKQKKNEPHLVSPGYPESKSPTQAPASENENDPEELHYAHLHFPCLRTQDTQAEYAEVRFH; translated from the exons ATGTCTCTGTTGCTGCcagtgctgctgctgttgttagGCAGTGAGTGGGTTCAGGGCCAGCAGAGCCAGGCTACGGACAAATACAGTCTACAGGTGGAGAAGCTCGTGACGGTGCAGGAGGGTCTCTGTGTCCTGGTGCCttgctctttctcctcccccaagAGCGCGTGGCCTAACTCTATGGTTTATGGATACTGGTTTACAAGAGGGACCAACACGGACAAAGGTCACCCGGTGGCCACGAACAACAAATATAAGGCAGTGCGACCTAGGACCAAGGAACGATTCCAGCTTGTGGGGGATCCCGGAAAACAGGACTGTTCCTTGATGATCCGAGATGTTCAGAGGGAAGACAGCATGGGGTACTTCTTCCGACTGGAGAAAAGCTTTGATAAGTATAATTTCCTGGATGGATTCATTCTGCAAGTGGAAG GCCTGACTCAGAAGCCAGATATCTTCATCCCTGCGACCCTAGAGCCGGGACAGCCCGTGAAAGTGCTCTGTGTGTTTAACTGGGCCTTTGAGGGGTGCTCAGCCCCTTCCTTCTCCTGGAGGGGGGCTGCAGCCTCCTCCCAAGGAGGCACACCATCCACCTCCTACTTCTCAGTGCTGACCTTCACCCCAGAACCTCAGCACCATAACGATGAGCTCACCTGTCAGGTGGACTTCCCCAGACTGGGTGTGAGCACCCAGAAGACCGTCAGGATGAACATGGCCT ATGCCCCTAAAGATCTTGTGATCAGCATCTTCCAAGGCACTATGTCAGGTACCAAGG AATCCCAAGGAAACATCTCACATCTGGAAGATCTGAAAGTCCATCAAGGCCAGGCCCTGAGGCTCCTCTGTGCTGCTGCCAGCGAGCCCCCTGCCACCCTGAGCTGGGTCCTGGAGGACCGAGTTCTCTCATGGTCTAGCCCTTTGGGATCCAGAACCCTGTGGCTGGAGCTCCCTGAGGTGAAGGCTGAGGACTCAGGACGCTATACCTGCCAAGCTGAGAACAGGCTGGGCTTCCAGCAGCGCACCCTGAACCTCTCTGTGCTGT ATGCTCCAGAGGACCCAAGAGTGATGGTTTTCCAAGCAAATCGGACAG tgctggaaatCCTCAGGAATGGCACTTCCCTCCCAGTCCTGGAGGGCCAGAGCCTGCGCCTGGTCTGTGTCACCCGCAGCAACCCCCCAGCCAGACTGAGCTGGACCTTGGAGTCACAGACCCTGGACCCCACCCTTTCTCCAGACCCTGGGGTCCTTGAGCTGCCTCTGGTCCAGTGGGAGCATGCAGGGAAATTCACATGCAGTGCGCAGAACTCGCTGGGTGCCCAGTACATCTCTCTGAGCCTCTCTGTGCATT aCCCCCCACAGATGCCAGCACCCTCCTGCTCCTGGGAGGCCGAGGGTCTGCTCTGCAGTTGCTCCTCCAGGGCCTGGCCGGCCCCCTCCCTGCACTGGCAGCTGGgggaggagctgctgaaggggaaCAGCAGCAATGACTCCATCACGGTCACCTCAAGCACCATGGGACCTTGGGCCAACAGCTCCCTGAGCCTCCACATGGGGTTCAGTGCCAGCTTTGGGCTCAGCTGTGAGGCCCAGAATGCCCATGGAGTCCAGAGAGCCACTGTCCTCTTGCTGCCTG ACAGCAGACCAAGCTCCACAGCATTCACTAGTGGTGTATTTCTTGGCATCGGAGTCATGGCTCTGCTCACCCTCTGCCTCATCATGATCCT TATGAAGATGCTATGGAAGAAAAAGACTCAGGAGCAGACCTCCAGGCCCAAGATCCTACGGGGCAGCACAATCCTGGACTACATCAACGTGGTCCCTAAGACCAGATCCCTG AATCGGAATCGGAAGGCCaagcccagccctcctcccaggACCCCTCCTATAGGCACCCACTGCCCTGAATCAAAGCAGAAGAAGAACGAGCCACATCTTGTTTCTCCTGGTTACCCAGAGTCCAAGTCACCCACCCAAGCCCCAGCCTCCGAGAATGAGAACGACCCAGAAGAACTACATTACGCTCACCTCCACTTCCCCTGCCTCAGAACACAGGACACCCAGGCCGAGTATGCAGAAGTCAGATTCCACTGA